In the genome of Fluviispira vulneris, one region contains:
- a CDS encoding LysM peptidoglycan-binding domain-containing protein — protein sequence MTCAKQNTLRIKHLFNLILILLLSIISCICLSQEKNNTTYKIKEGDTVLSILRKNKLTPIYGKRGYLSEIIKLNPETIHEEGNLIFPNDVIILPIKSLELSIPDNVSYTEYKKSIEHFKIKFNHFKGNDEYVYLIYTVKNGDMISLLLQKLDATPIYGTYGSLNFTIELNPKKRITKGDLIFPREKILLYVPMKIALNLMKKDEKSVLILKEKPKELSKNFFQNSNNFYTYAELEKLYKSRENSKLNLKLKNENQMEFIDNGKSLDNKNSENDALENRKDNTNNLENSNDKESLLDNKKDNASVLENKSNEPTKINYDENAYNNINITNIDIQPIQLTGKIENGIIKLTWDTKNKEYSNMYEIKRSIKSKSSYFTIKKLTTKNNYEDIKLQPGTQYFYTVILHYGKEKKIKSNEISLVVEPKQPHLKATMNNGKVYLSWSTNNIFKGFKYEILRSENELEKFKVIVSNYLKNAYIDKNISLGSKYYYKVKIYYENEINIFSNIVEISSKNLKPILTGKIENNNVKLNWTKNIGNKILKYRVKRSLNKNRDFVTIANNISESNYIDESALNGSTYYYYVEIIDDEIKPTVTNKIKINTLPPIPYNFRAQLDTNNNIHLSWDIDKGNNSIKYRLSRSLSSMQNYEIIQDNLTEKSVTDFNAKKGQRYYYIVSAVDETHISQDSFEITIVSPPDKVTNFHAELIEHKIYLQWDSVKTNIDMHFILKRKSEKDDDFITISEDITTNNYTDLEILPQENYSYMLLAKNEGGISLESNVIKINSFFGKHTANSLGITNGISYYTLKETNQNNGSNDTFYTSASPYAQIEHTQNWTDHLRSHFTLGATYFDMTKSPIYVFSQRQFYLFHANAGVQFDLNDNWKIMYDYSLHEKVLLQTDGYDQANTLIRNFQKFEVLASYTFYKYNTLFAHVEAGPLMTAPVQFSPANLQFGYESALKLTQQNNKFAIEARLFYRLNPVQSENILSKEYEIGLSGKIIFDLGFQ from the coding sequence TTGACCTGCGCAAAGCAAAATACTTTGCGAATTAAACATTTATTTAATTTAATTTTAATATTATTATTATCAATAATATCTTGCATATGTTTGTCTCAAGAAAAAAATAATACGACATATAAAATTAAAGAGGGCGACACAGTTCTATCTATTTTAAGAAAAAATAAACTCACTCCTATATACGGAAAAAGAGGATATTTATCCGAGATAATTAAGCTTAATCCTGAAACGATTCATGAAGAAGGCAACCTTATTTTTCCAAATGATGTAATTATTTTGCCAATTAAAAGCCTTGAATTATCAATACCTGATAATGTAAGCTATACAGAATATAAAAAATCTATTGAACATTTTAAAATAAAATTTAACCATTTTAAAGGAAATGATGAATATGTTTACTTGATATATACAGTTAAAAATGGTGATATGATAAGCTTGCTTCTGCAAAAATTAGATGCAACCCCCATATATGGTACCTATGGATCTTTAAATTTTACGATAGAACTAAATCCTAAAAAAAGAATTACAAAAGGTGATCTTATCTTTCCACGAGAAAAAATACTCTTATATGTTCCAATGAAAATAGCCCTTAACTTAATGAAAAAAGATGAAAAATCTGTATTAATTCTTAAAGAAAAGCCAAAAGAATTATCTAAGAATTTTTTCCAAAACTCCAATAATTTTTATACTTATGCTGAATTAGAAAAGTTATACAAAAGTAGAGAGAACTCAAAGTTAAATCTTAAACTAAAGAACGAAAACCAAATGGAATTTATTGATAATGGAAAATCATTAGATAATAAAAATTCCGAAAATGATGCATTAGAAAACAGAAAAGACAATACGAATAACCTGGAAAATAGCAATGACAAAGAGAGTCTTTTGGATAATAAAAAAGACAATGCGAGTGTTCTGGAAAATAAAAGCAATGAACCAACAAAAATAAATTATGATGAAAATGCATATAACAATATAAATATTACAAATATAGATATTCAACCTATTCAACTTACAGGGAAAATTGAAAATGGCATCATAAAACTCACATGGGATACAAAAAATAAAGAATATTCAAACATGTATGAAATAAAAAGATCTATTAAAAGTAAAAGCTCATATTTTACAATAAAAAAACTAACAACTAAAAATAATTACGAAGATATCAAATTACAACCAGGAACACAGTATTTTTATACCGTAATTTTGCACTATGGAAAAGAGAAAAAAATTAAATCTAATGAAATCTCTTTAGTTGTTGAACCGAAACAACCGCACCTAAAAGCAACTATGAATAATGGAAAAGTTTATCTAAGTTGGTCCACAAATAATATTTTTAAAGGATTTAAATATGAAATACTTCGCTCAGAAAATGAGTTGGAAAAATTTAAAGTCATAGTGAGTAATTATTTAAAAAATGCTTATATAGATAAAAATATATCACTAGGAAGTAAATACTATTACAAAGTCAAAATATATTATGAGAATGAAATAAATATTTTTTCAAATATAGTTGAAATTTCCTCAAAAAACTTAAAACCAATTCTTACTGGTAAAATAGAAAACAATAATGTAAAACTCAATTGGACAAAAAATATTGGCAATAAAATATTAAAATATAGAGTTAAAAGATCGCTAAATAAAAATAGGGATTTTGTTACAATAGCAAATAATATTTCAGAAAGCAATTACATTGATGAATCCGCACTTAATGGCAGTACATACTACTATTATGTTGAAATAATTGATGACGAAATAAAGCCAACTGTCACAAACAAAATTAAAATAAATACCTTACCCCCTATCCCTTATAATTTTAGGGCTCAGCTCGACACGAACAATAATATTCATCTTTCTTGGGATATTGACAAAGGAAATAATTCTATTAAATATCGCTTGAGTCGAAGCCTATCGAGTATGCAAAATTACGAAATTATACAGGATAATTTAACTGAAAAATCAGTTACAGACTTCAATGCAAAAAAAGGTCAGAGATATTATTATATTGTATCAGCAGTAGATGAGACTCATATTTCTCAGGATTCATTTGAAATCACTATTGTCAGCCCCCCCGATAAAGTGACAAATTTTCATGCAGAACTCATTGAGCATAAAATATATCTTCAATGGGACTCTGTAAAAACAAATATAGATATGCATTTTATTCTAAAAAGAAAATCAGAAAAAGATGACGATTTTATCACTATATCAGAAGATATTACTACAAATAATTATACTGATTTAGAAATTCTCCCACAAGAAAACTATTCATACATGTTACTAGCTAAAAATGAAGGTGGGATATCTCTTGAATCAAATGTAATAAAAATTAATTCTTTCTTTGGAAAACACACAGCAAATTCTTTGGGTATAACGAATGGTATTTCCTATTACACCTTAAAAGAGACTAATCAAAATAATGGAAGCAACGATACATTTTATACTTCTGCTAGTCCCTATGCACAAATTGAACATACACAGAACTGGACAGATCATTTGCGCTCACATTTTACTTTAGGAGCAACATATTTTGATATGACAAAATCTCCCATATATGTATTTTCTCAAAGACAGTTTTATCTGTTTCATGCAAATGCAGGTGTGCAATTTGATTTAAACGATAATTGGAAAATCATGTATGATTATTCATTACATGAAAAAGTTTTACTACAAACAGATGGTTACGATCAGGCTAATACACTTATAAGAAATTTTCAGAAATTTGAAGTCCTAGCTAGTTATACCTTTTATAAGTACAATACTCTATTCGCACATGTAGAAGCAGGCCCTTTGATGACAGCGCCTGTTCAATTTTCACCTGCAAATCTACAGTTTGGTTATGAAAGCGCATTAAAATTAACTCAACAAAATAATAAATTTGCTATAGAAGCAAGGCTATTTTATAGATTAAATCCTGTACAATCAGAAAATATTTTGTCTAAAGAATATGAAATAGGTTTGAGTGGAAAGATTATATTTGATTTAGGCTTTCAATAA